The following are from one region of the Strix uralensis isolate ZFMK-TIS-50842 chromosome 4, bStrUra1, whole genome shotgun sequence genome:
- the LRRC57 gene encoding leucine-rich repeat-containing protein 57 — MGNSALKAHLETAQKTGVFQLTGKGLTEFPEDLQKLTSNLRTIDLSNNKIELLPPLIGKFSFLKSLVLNNNKLTALPEELCKLKKLETLHLNGNHLRQLPAAFGQLSALKTLSLSGNQLRTVPTQLSGLRHLDVVDLSKNQIQNVPDTVGELQAIELNLNQNQISQISVQISHCPRLKVLRLEENCLELSMLPQSILSDSQISLLAVEGNLFEIKKLRELEGYDKYMERFTATKKKFA; from the exons ATGGGAAATAGTGCTTTAAAAGCCCACCTGGAGACAGCACAGAAAACTGGTGTGTTTCAGCTAACAGGAAAGGGACTTACAGAG tTTCCTGAAGATCTGCAGAAGCTAACAAGCAACTTAAGGACAATAGACTTGTCGAACAACAAAATAGAGCTCTTGCCACCACTCAttggaaaattttcctttttgaagagcCTTGTTCTAAACAACAACAAACTGA CTGCTTTACCTGAGGAGCTGTGTAAACTGAAAAAACTGGAAACACTACACTTGAATGGCAATCACTTGAGGCAGCTACCAGCTGCATTTGGACAACTTTCAGCTCTCAAAACCCTGAGCCTTTCTGGAAACCAGCTTCGGACTGTGCCTACACAGCTCTCCGGTCTTCGCCACTTGGATGTGGTAGATCTTTCCAAAAACCAGATCCAAAATGTGCCCGACACTGTGGGAGAATTGCAAGCTATCGAACTCAATTTGAATCAGAATCAG ATTTCCCAGATCTCAGTGCAGATCTCCCACTGTCCACGCCTCAAAGTCTTGCGTTTAGAAGAAAACTGCCTAGAACTCAGCATGCTTCCTCAAAGTATCCTCAGTGATTCCCAGATCTCACTGCTTGCAGTAGAAGGCAACCTCTTTGAAATCAAGAAACTCAGAGAACTAGAAGGTTATGACAAg taTATGGAACGATTTACAGCTACAAAGAAGAAGTTTGCATGA
- the HAUS2 gene encoding HAUS augmin-like complex subunit 2: MAERRRPASAATAAARPRPRGAAGSGRRTPAPSRQLGAKGREERSGAAAACRPWQLGQPSAVATLLQRCLAAGAVSQETLDLTCRKSPCFVKFSEVEKMANMRAEINEKKLKAEILQLEKEIADIAHPFYLGKKCEILQDMNRHLEAVLKEKKALRKRLIMPRCQETLPIEATFHRYVVELLNEAVTFIEKLESHLQTVRTMPQIPNIMKNMDTALTKTEVLVMDLEELADQILKWGEWQKEVYSDSICNTAGLDFGLSLT; encoded by the exons ATGGCggagcgccgccgccccgctTCCGCAGCGACGGCGGCCGCCAGACctcggccccgcggggcggccgggTCCGGGCGGAGGACGCCGGCGCCGAGCCGGCAGCTAGGCGCGAAGGGCCGTGAGGAGCGGAGCGGCGCCGCGGCCGCCTGCCGCCCCTGGCAGCTGGGGCAGCCCTCGGCGGTGGCCACCCTGCTGCAGCGGTGCCTGGCGGCGGGCGCCGTCAGCCAG GAGACATTGGATTTAACCTGTAGAAAATCCCCATGCTTTGTGAAATTCTCAGAGGTGGAAAAAATGGCAAACATGCGAGCTGAGATCAATGAG aagaaactgaaagctgaaaTTCTGCAGTTGGAGAAGGAGATAGCAGATATTGCTCACCCTTTTTACTTAG GCAAAAAATGCGAGATTTTGCAAGATATGAACAGACACTTGGAAGCTGTACTGAAAGAGAAGAAGGCTCTTAGAAAGAGGTTGATAATGCCCAGATGTCAGGAGACCCTGCCTATTGAGGCTACTTTCCACAG GTATGTAGTAGAGTTGTTGAATGAGGCGGTGACTTTCATTGAGAAGCTTGAAAGCCATTTGCAGACCGTAAGAACCATGCCTCAGATACCAAACATCATGAAGAATATG GACACTGCTTTGACAAAAACAGAGGTGCTCGTGATGGACTTGGAGGAGCTGGCAGACCAAATACTGAAATGGGGAGAATGGCAAAAAGAAGTGTATTCTGACAGCATCTGCAATACTGCTGGATTGGACTTTGGCTTATCTTTAACCTAA